tatatagtaaaataaaagtagaagaataCCATGAAAAATGTTTATGCATGAGCCGGCAAAGGCAGAATAATGAAATGAACATGTCCATCCATATCTTTTCCATCTTATTTAGAGTATTTAGATAGTAAAATTGTATTATCCCAATTCATTTTACTTAAATGTTTATATAGATTCAAATACACTTTTAGTCTTTATTGATCCAATAatgtttattcatttttttaaaaaaaaaaatctgaaacaacattatttttaaataataataataataataataataataataataatataagtggTAATATAATAAGTTATTGTTGTCCTTACAAAAATCTGCTGGTATagcaaagaaaaattaaaaggtaCATGAATCAAGAGCAAGACCAGAGGGAGGGGTATTTTACCCTAAAATAAATAGAGTTTCCTTTTATGGCTTGTGATGGGATCAGATACCTAGCAATTATAAGTCTGCGTCCACAAGCaattcattttttatgttttaattaataattaaaaaataatgtagTGATGGATACGTGTTGGACTGTAGAATAGGCTGCAGCAAAAGGAGGTTGTAGCAGCGACACCTGCCCTTAACGTGGCGgttccatgatttttctgagTATGTTTGCGCCAATTGActcttttgttcttttctttaatgcctttgttttgtttttgtggGCCAAGCCTGAAATGGATCATATGGAAGCTGGTGCTGCTCACTAAATATTTCAGTCTTATTTGTTCCTTCTCTTCTATCCTTTGTTTTATATTTGTAGTCAGTTCTACTCACTACTCCTTAATCCTTATCATACTCAACACAAATAAACCTCTTTCTACATAAGCTAAGGGGTTTTTCGATCTATATACTTCCAGGTATCTACATAACTTTATGTATCATTCTCCATGCTTTGATGCGTGAAATATCCATCTAGAtgtagattattattattattattattttgtttattctgTGTGACTAGGTCCCATTTTGGTTCcatctttttatttgattatctAATGGGCTTCTTATTTAATGGGATTTGACAAGACctaatgttaaaatataattggtGTATATGTTAATTTAGGAAAtgacttttattttgtttatgatgagaaatgtcacttttgtttgtttaataattataattcaaTTTAGTATGTTAACTCATCCTCGATTAAGATTTAAGCCCTTTATTTACTTTATATGGCCGCCGGCAACTGTTTTACCAAATATGgaaatattcttttcttttgacCCCAAACTCCATTCAATAGAAAATGTATATTTAAATGTTCTTTTAACGGGGTAGATCTTTCCTTCCCCTAGATTTAAGTTTCATTTTTCTAAAGCACGTGtgaagtttttctttttttttttttctctttctctagaCATAATAATCACCACAAGGTATGTTAAACTAGCTTAAAACACGGGGAAGACACAATTTAACTTGTttaattggattttattttaacaaaaaattacttacttaaGCAAGGCTTTAGcctaataattataatgttaTTTGTTGTTCATCTTTTACATCATGTTCTTGGCTATCAAATCAAGAAAATATTTGTGGCTATACCAGAAGAATTGAGAGCTAACGGCGGAGCCAAGTTAAGGCCCCACATTTTAAACAAAAGAAAgtagcatttttttttttttggtgactgaaAGAAAGTAGCATTTATTTTAATGTGATAGTTCCATGATATTCTATAGAATAGAATTGTAGAATACCGTTGAACTTTGATGTTTacttctttattaaaaaataaaaaaataaaaaataagaaactgGCTTTTGTACGTGAAAATGTGAAATTCAGTGTGGAATCAAGAAGCGAGAGCATCTATCATTATCTAGttttgaataatattaaaataaatgtaGAATAGCATTTTGTTGCACCCCAAATAGAAGAAAAACGAATTCATTCCAAGTCGGTtgctaataaaatattatagtaaataaattatataaattgaaaACTACATCTCTTCTTTTACCTTAAAAAGATTATTCTAGTATTAATTGGTTATGCTTAATTTCAAGCATCATAGCCagggaaaaaaaatttactagcATCCATTACACTTTATTAATATGTTAGGTTACGTTTCTGAGATATAAAATTGTATTAATGTTCTGTTaatttctgtattttatttatttttatttttttcaaaatcaaatggAATAACGGTAAAAAACATAACCTCATCACGATAAAAGATGATAATGATGGGGTATAATGTCAATAATGGAAGTATGTTCAACACTATAGTTACTTAtgcatgagagagagagaagccaAATGAGCGTTGTCTTGAAGGAGCAGTTCACACCTTCACAAGGTGACAACTTATATTTATCattaatctaaaaatatttattttgaatttttcatccattatataaataaattgaactttatttaataataaaaatccaagAGTTAATTGGAATACTTTGGTTTCTAATTTATTCATAACTGATCACAACTGAAACGGTAACGGTAGTTAATCTAACTAATCTTGATCTGATGAggctttgtttgttttgttgcaGGAGATAGAAGAATTCGAAAATGGTGGTAGCAGAGGCGGAGATGAACAACAACTCCCAGGGAGAAGTGCAATCGCCGGTAATCCAAGTGGGAGAGCAGCAAGCCGGGAAGAACAACCACCACCCATTCTCCTCCCTCGGGAGACAATCATCCATATATTCTCTGACCTTAGATGAGTTCCAGCACACACTGTGTGAGAGTGGCAAGAACTTCGGATCCATGAACATGGACGAGTTTCTTAGTAGCATATGGAATGCAGAAGAGAACCAAGCCATAGTAAACTCTTCTAACAACATCACCAATAATAACACACCACTAGGTGAAGCTTCTTCTGCAATGATGAGGGAACAGCAGCAGAGTCTCCATCGGCAAGGATCACTCACTATTCCTGCGCCTTTAAGCCGGAAAACCGTGGAGGAGGTTTGGTCTGAAATACATAATAAAGTGGAACAGACTCAGCAGCAACAGCAGCACCATCATCAGCAGAGCAAGAGCAGCAACAGCAATGGCGCCATGCATACAGAGATTACTTATCGCCAGCCAACCTTTGGGGAGATGACTTTGGAGGATTTCTTGGTCAAAGCAGGGGTAGTTCGGGAACAATGTGCAATGCCGGGGATACCACAACCACTAGCAGCTTctcatcaccatcaccatcctCATCATCAGCAGCAGCAGTATGGGGTGTATTCTGGTAACAACTCTGCAGCAATGgctccttcttcttttgttgGAAGGACTATTATCGGTGGTGGTGCTGTGGTTGCGGCTGCTTCGCCGTACCAGGCAGAGCCTTCTGGATACCCTGGGAGTAGTGGCAAGAGGGATGGTGGCGGCGGAGCATACCCTACACCGGGTTCCGCCGGCGGGGTTTGCTGTCGAGAAGGTCGTCGAGCGACGGCAGCGGAGGATGATTAAGAACAGAGAATCTGCTGCTAGATCCAGAGCCAGAAAACAGGTGCTCTATTGCTctttttcattcattcattgatATTATTGTTTGTGGTGTCTACCAAACAAGACCTTGTTTCTCTACATCTCAAGTTTATGGTGTTAAATGTTGTTGCTTAATAATTTGATATAAACAGCTTGATTCATACCATGAGTGACATGTATGGTACCATGATCTCAAGAATATTGAATGAGTTAGAACAACAAAACTGCTTCTTAGTTCTTAAAGTCTTTTCAGATAATGCGTGTGTGAACTCAAGTTTCTGACCTCTAAGTTGCATTTCTAATATCTTCTAAGTAAGATGGAAGTGAAACCTATTTGTTAGCTTGAGTTACGTGAAACCTACAATAACTTTTCCTATACCCTTATCCAATAAAGGAGAAAGTTGACTTAgcttattatataaatattttagtgAATATTAACATCATTTTTCATGTATCCTGTTTAAGAGGTTGATGGAAAATATTTTCTTTGACAGCTTCACTAGTGAGTGAATGCATATAAAAAAACTTCagtatttctgttttatttattggaATATTTTAGTACTTACTTggtagttattattattacatcaACTTTATTGttcgaaaatagaaaaagcaaaataaattgtcattttcattcattttcttataaaaagatttcaagttctttcaaattttaatatcatattaatttatatttttttatgttcaaaattGTCTGTACATAAAAAACGGATatttgaagaattaaaatttgactagatagaaattattaaaaaaattattaggtaTATACTATGCATTTATATATAACTcatttttatcatgtattttgaattttataaaaacaatAGTTATTTTATCTCGACTCCTTTATCATCGTAAAGATTACTTACTTTTGACGTTTTTTTTACCTGCTATGCTTTGGCAGGCGTACACAGTTGAATTAGAAGCAGAACTCAACCAACTGAGAGAAGAGAACGCCCAACTTAAACAGGCGCTGGTATGTACCATAGAAATTAACTTGTGatatgtttcttattgtgtttacGTGCTAACTAATAATTTCAGTTACTGATGAGTGATGATCATCATCATTTTGTTTTGTAGGCCGAGTTcgagaagagaagaaagcaaCAGGTAAGTGTCAACCAATGATACTATACAATTCTCAGTTTGAAGTTTTTGTCAAATTCCAGTTAGTCACCAACAAAATGACGTATTTTTCATGTTGACTTTGTTGAATTGGAAGAATCCTTTGTTTTAATAGAAGATAGGCCAAAACATCATGTAATAATGGGTTGTCCTGGTGCAGTGTTGTGAGGAGGAAATGAACGTTAGAGTTCAAACCAAAGCTCAGAAGGCAACAGAGAAATTGAGAGCATTGAGAAGGAACCAAAGTTGTCCTTTGTGAAAATTGTGCGACACAACTTCATGCCAGTGGTAGCAACCTAACCAGCATAACCTTGGATTCTAGAAGTGGGCATTGGATTTGGTCTTATTCCATCTTCTTGTTTGGTTGATCGACCACACAAATTTCCACCTGCTAAATTAAAG
This portion of the Arachis duranensis cultivar V14167 chromosome 6, aradu.V14167.gnm2.J7QH, whole genome shotgun sequence genome encodes:
- the LOC107493959 gene encoding LOW QUALITY PROTEIN: protein ABSCISIC ACID-INSENSITIVE 5 (The sequence of the model RefSeq protein was modified relative to this genomic sequence to represent the inferred CDS: deleted 1 base in 1 codon); translation: MVVAEAEMNNNSQGEVQSPVIQVGEQQAGKNNHHPFSSLGRQSSIYSLTLDEFQHTLCESGKNFGSMNMDEFLSSIWNAEENQAIVNSSNNITNNNTPLGEASSAMMREQQQSLHRQGSLTIPAPLSRKTVEEVWSEIHNKVEQTQQQQQHHHQQSKSSNSNGAMHTEITYRQPTFGEMTLEDFLVKAGVVREQCAMPGIPQPLAASHHHHHPHHQQQQYGVYSGNNSAAMAPSSFVGRTIIGGGAVVAAASPYQAEPSGYPGSSGKRDGGGGAYPTPGSAGGVCFEKVVERRQRRMIKNRESAARSRARKQAYTVELEAELNQLREENAQLKQALAEFEKRRKQQCCEEEMNVRVQTKAQKATEKLRALRRNQSCPL